The Phalacrocorax carbo chromosome 28, bPhaCar2.1, whole genome shotgun sequence genome has a window encoding:
- the LOC135318250 gene encoding uncharacterized protein LOC135318250 isoform X6: MKCNSLPSHVADAIDVVEELCLRYGLQEQLYTCVQLFFLSADLCHHLPWNLLEKGMCITCAHNNNVRTGVCLLLQSQVKSSRLLTSRSLWVPPPRPRYLHQHFPMRGGAERGAECQGIHRVFLWQYGYPRASLLLRNGTRISASTVTRGRKLLSQDTSLCLCVFFLRFAWDQRLRFLTHQIQVFRAYKQAPDVDADPGGTAREMYSREPDTEGRRGSEHREKVLCWLPLKLDEHLCVTDGFMSPLWFFYLRVPCDEPSGIWALEVLRGGFGGETPHADERCEKVLCWLPLDLDEHLW; the protein is encoded by the exons ATGAAGTGTAATTCTCTACCCAGTCATGTCGCTGATGCAATAGATGTAGTAGAAGAGCTCTGTTTGAGGTATGGGCTTCAGGAGCAGTTGTACACTtgtgtgcagcttttttttctcag TGCAGACCTGTGCCACCATCTTCCCTGGAACCTCTTGGAGAAGGGGATGTGTATTACTTGTGCTCATAACAACAATGTCCGGACAGGGGTCTGTCTCTTATTGCAATCCCAG GTAAAGTCCAGTCGTCTTCTGACATCCAGGTCCCTGTGGgttcccccgccccgcccccgaTACCTCCACCAGCATTTTCCCATGAGAGGAGGGGCAGAGAGGGGAGCAGAGTGCCAGGGCATCCACAGAG TTTTCCTTTGGCAGTATGGGTACCCAagggccagcctgcttttgaggaacgGCACGAGGATATCGGCATCAACCGTTACCAGAGGAAGGAAGCTTCTTTCGCAG GATACATCTTTGTGCCTCTGTGTATTTTTCCTGAGGTTCGCCTGGGATCAAAGGTTACGTTTCCTGACTCATCAGATACAAGTATTCCGAGCATACAAGCAGGCACCTGATGTGGACGCTGACCCGGGAGGCACGGCTCGGGAG ATGTACAGTAGGGAGCCGGACAcagaaggcaggaggggatcaGAGCATCGTGAGAAG GTTCTGTGCTGGCTGCCTTTGAAACTGGATGAGCATTTGTGTGTGACTGATGGCTTTATGTCTCCAttatggtttttttatttgaggGTGCCATGTGATGAGCCAAGTGGGATCTGGGCACTGG AGGTGCTCCGTGgaggcttcggaggggagacaCCGCATGCCGATGAGAGGTGTGAGAAG GTTCTGTGCTGGCTGCCTTTGGATTTGGATGAGCATTTGTGGTGA
- the LOC135318250 gene encoding uncharacterized protein LOC135318250 isoform X4, which yields MKCNSLPSHVADAIDVVEELCLRYGLQEQLYTCVQLFFLSADLCHHLPWNLLEKGMCITCAHNNNVRTGVCLLLQSQVKSSRLLTSRSLWVPPPRPRYLHQHFPMRGGAERGAECQGIHRVFLWQYGYPRASLLLRNGTRISASTVTRGRKLLSQDTSLCLCVFFLRFAWDQRLRFLTHQIQVFRAYKQAPDVDADPGGTAREMYSREPDTEGRRGSEHREKVLCWLPLKLDEHLCVTDGFMSPLWFFYLRVPCDEPSGIWALEVLRGGFGGETPHADERCEKHFCSVLQVLCWLPLDLDEHLW from the exons ATGAAGTGTAATTCTCTACCCAGTCATGTCGCTGATGCAATAGATGTAGTAGAAGAGCTCTGTTTGAGGTATGGGCTTCAGGAGCAGTTGTACACTtgtgtgcagcttttttttctcag TGCAGACCTGTGCCACCATCTTCCCTGGAACCTCTTGGAGAAGGGGATGTGTATTACTTGTGCTCATAACAACAATGTCCGGACAGGGGTCTGTCTCTTATTGCAATCCCAG GTAAAGTCCAGTCGTCTTCTGACATCCAGGTCCCTGTGGgttcccccgccccgcccccgaTACCTCCACCAGCATTTTCCCATGAGAGGAGGGGCAGAGAGGGGAGCAGAGTGCCAGGGCATCCACAGAG TTTTCCTTTGGCAGTATGGGTACCCAagggccagcctgcttttgaggaacgGCACGAGGATATCGGCATCAACCGTTACCAGAGGAAGGAAGCTTCTTTCGCAG GATACATCTTTGTGCCTCTGTGTATTTTTCCTGAGGTTCGCCTGGGATCAAAGGTTACGTTTCCTGACTCATCAGATACAAGTATTCCGAGCATACAAGCAGGCACCTGATGTGGACGCTGACCCGGGAGGCACGGCTCGGGAG ATGTACAGTAGGGAGCCGGACAcagaaggcaggaggggatcaGAGCATCGTGAGAAG GTTCTGTGCTGGCTGCCTTTGAAACTGGATGAGCATTTGTGTGTGACTGATGGCTTTATGTCTCCAttatggtttttttatttgaggGTGCCATGTGATGAGCCAAGTGGGATCTGGGCACTGG AGGTGCTCCGTGgaggcttcggaggggagacaCCGCATGCCGATGAGAGGTGTGAGAAG CATTTCTGTTCGGTTTTGCAGGTTCTGTGCTGGCTGCCTTTGGATTTGGATGAGCATTTGTGGTGA
- the LOC135318250 gene encoding uncharacterized protein LOC135318250 isoform X3, whose product MKCNSLPSHVADAIDVVEELCLSADLCHHLPWNLLEKGMCITCAHNNNVRTGVCLLLQSQVKSSRLLTSRSLWVPPPRPRYLHQHFPMRGGAERGAECQGIHRVFLWQYGYPRASLLLRNGTRISASTVTRGRKLLSQDTSLCLCVFFLRFAWDQRLRFLTHQIQVFRAYKQAPDVDADPGGTAREMYSREPDTEGRRGSEHREKVLCWLPLKLDEHLCVTDGFMSPLWFFYLRVPCDEPSGIWALEMSRARCSVEASEGRHRMPMRGVRSISVRFCRFCAGCLWIWMSICGEPGHRKEEEGAADFLQARR is encoded by the exons ATGAAGTGTAATTCTCTACCCAGTCATGTCGCTGATGCAATAGATGTAGTAGAAGAGCTCTGTTTGAG TGCAGACCTGTGCCACCATCTTCCCTGGAACCTCTTGGAGAAGGGGATGTGTATTACTTGTGCTCATAACAACAATGTCCGGACAGGGGTCTGTCTCTTATTGCAATCCCAG GTAAAGTCCAGTCGTCTTCTGACATCCAGGTCCCTGTGGgttcccccgccccgcccccgaTACCTCCACCAGCATTTTCCCATGAGAGGAGGGGCAGAGAGGGGAGCAGAGTGCCAGGGCATCCACAGAG TTTTCCTTTGGCAGTATGGGTACCCAagggccagcctgcttttgaggaacgGCACGAGGATATCGGCATCAACCGTTACCAGAGGAAGGAAGCTTCTTTCGCAG GATACATCTTTGTGCCTCTGTGTATTTTTCCTGAGGTTCGCCTGGGATCAAAGGTTACGTTTCCTGACTCATCAGATACAAGTATTCCGAGCATACAAGCAGGCACCTGATGTGGACGCTGACCCGGGAGGCACGGCTCGGGAG ATGTACAGTAGGGAGCCGGACAcagaaggcaggaggggatcaGAGCATCGTGAGAAG GTTCTGTGCTGGCTGCCTTTGAAACTGGATGAGCATTTGTGTGTGACTGATGGCTTTATGTCTCCAttatggtttttttatttgaggGTGCCATGTGATGAGCCAAGTGGGATCTGGGCACTGGAGATGAGTCGAGCAAG GTGCTCCGTGgaggcttcggaggggagacaCCGCATGCCGATGAGAGGTGTGAGAAG CATTTCTGTTCGGTTTTGCAGGTTCTGTGCTGGCTGCCTTTGGATTTGGATGAGCATTTGTGGTGAGCCGGGTcacagaaaggaggaggaaggtgctgCTGATTTCTTGCAAGCGCGACGGTAG
- the LOC135318250 gene encoding uncharacterized protein LOC135318250 isoform X1, producing MKCNSLPSHVADAIDVVEELCLRYGLQEQLYTCVQLFFLSADLCHHLPWNLLEKGMCITCAHNNNVRTGVCLLLQSQVKSSRLLTSRSLWVPPPRPRYLHQHFPMRGGAERGAECQGIHRVFLWQYGYPRASLLLRNGTRISASTVTRGRKLLSQDTSLCLCVFFLRFAWDQRLRFLTHQIQVFRAYKQAPDVDADPGGTAREMYSREPDTEGRRGSEHREKVLCWLPLKLDEHLCVTDGFMSPLWFFYLRVPCDEPSGIWALEVLRGGFGGETPHADESISVRFCRFCAGCLWIWMSICGEPGHRKEEEGAADFLQARR from the exons ATGAAGTGTAATTCTCTACCCAGTCATGTCGCTGATGCAATAGATGTAGTAGAAGAGCTCTGTTTGAGGTATGGGCTTCAGGAGCAGTTGTACACTtgtgtgcagcttttttttctcag TGCAGACCTGTGCCACCATCTTCCCTGGAACCTCTTGGAGAAGGGGATGTGTATTACTTGTGCTCATAACAACAATGTCCGGACAGGGGTCTGTCTCTTATTGCAATCCCAG GTAAAGTCCAGTCGTCTTCTGACATCCAGGTCCCTGTGGgttcccccgccccgcccccgaTACCTCCACCAGCATTTTCCCATGAGAGGAGGGGCAGAGAGGGGAGCAGAGTGCCAGGGCATCCACAGAG TTTTCCTTTGGCAGTATGGGTACCCAagggccagcctgcttttgaggaacgGCACGAGGATATCGGCATCAACCGTTACCAGAGGAAGGAAGCTTCTTTCGCAG GATACATCTTTGTGCCTCTGTGTATTTTTCCTGAGGTTCGCCTGGGATCAAAGGTTACGTTTCCTGACTCATCAGATACAAGTATTCCGAGCATACAAGCAGGCACCTGATGTGGACGCTGACCCGGGAGGCACGGCTCGGGAG ATGTACAGTAGGGAGCCGGACAcagaaggcaggaggggatcaGAGCATCGTGAGAAG GTTCTGTGCTGGCTGCCTTTGAAACTGGATGAGCATTTGTGTGTGACTGATGGCTTTATGTCTCCAttatggtttttttatttgaggGTGCCATGTGATGAGCCAAGTGGGATCTGGGCACTGG AGGTGCTCCGTGgaggcttcggaggggagacaCCGCATGCCGATGAGAG CATTTCTGTTCGGTTTTGCAGGTTCTGTGCTGGCTGCCTTTGGATTTGGATGAGCATTTGTGGTGAGCCGGGTcacagaaaggaggaggaaggtgctgCTGATTTCTTGCAAGCGCGACGGTAG
- the LOC135318250 gene encoding uncharacterized protein LOC135318250 isoform X7 gives MKCNSLPSHVADAIDVVEELCLRYGLQEQLYTCVQLFFLSADLCHHLPWNLLEKGMCITCAHNNNVRTGVCLLLQSQVKSSRLLTSRSLWVPPPRPRYLHQHFPMRGGAERGAECQGIHRVFLWQYGYPRASLLLRNGTRISASTVTRGRKLLSQDTSLCLCVFFLRFAWDQRLRFLTHQIQVFRAYKQAPDVDADPGGTAREMYSREPDTEGRRGSEHREKVLCWLPLKLDEHLCVTDGFMSPLWFFYLRVPCDEPSGIWALEMSRARCSVEASEGRHRMPMRGSVLAAFGFG, from the exons ATGAAGTGTAATTCTCTACCCAGTCATGTCGCTGATGCAATAGATGTAGTAGAAGAGCTCTGTTTGAGGTATGGGCTTCAGGAGCAGTTGTACACTtgtgtgcagcttttttttctcag TGCAGACCTGTGCCACCATCTTCCCTGGAACCTCTTGGAGAAGGGGATGTGTATTACTTGTGCTCATAACAACAATGTCCGGACAGGGGTCTGTCTCTTATTGCAATCCCAG GTAAAGTCCAGTCGTCTTCTGACATCCAGGTCCCTGTGGgttcccccgccccgcccccgaTACCTCCACCAGCATTTTCCCATGAGAGGAGGGGCAGAGAGGGGAGCAGAGTGCCAGGGCATCCACAGAG TTTTCCTTTGGCAGTATGGGTACCCAagggccagcctgcttttgaggaacgGCACGAGGATATCGGCATCAACCGTTACCAGAGGAAGGAAGCTTCTTTCGCAG GATACATCTTTGTGCCTCTGTGTATTTTTCCTGAGGTTCGCCTGGGATCAAAGGTTACGTTTCCTGACTCATCAGATACAAGTATTCCGAGCATACAAGCAGGCACCTGATGTGGACGCTGACCCGGGAGGCACGGCTCGGGAG ATGTACAGTAGGGAGCCGGACAcagaaggcaggaggggatcaGAGCATCGTGAGAAG GTTCTGTGCTGGCTGCCTTTGAAACTGGATGAGCATTTGTGTGTGACTGATGGCTTTATGTCTCCAttatggtttttttatttgaggGTGCCATGTGATGAGCCAAGTGGGATCTGGGCACTGGAGATGAGTCGAGCAAG GTGCTCCGTGgaggcttcggaggggagacaCCGCATGCCGATGAGAG GTTCTGTGCTGGCTGCCTTTGGATTTGGATGA
- the LOC135318250 gene encoding uncharacterized protein LOC135318250 isoform X2 has protein sequence MKCNSLPSHVADAIDVVEELCLRYGLQEQLYTCVQLFFLSADLCHHLPWNLLEKGMCITCAHNNNVRTGVCLLLQSQVKSSRLLTSRSLWVPPPRPRYLHQHFPMRGGAERGAECQGIHRVFLWQYGYPRASLLLRNGTRISASTVTRGRKLLSQDTSLCLCVFFLRFAWDQRLRFLTHQIQVFRAYKQAPDVDADPGGTAREMYSREPDTEGRRGSEHREKVLCWLPLKLDEHLCVTDGFMSPLWFFYLRVPCDEPSGIWALEVLRGGFGGETPHADERFCAGCLWIWMSICGEPGHRKEEEGAADFLQARR, from the exons ATGAAGTGTAATTCTCTACCCAGTCATGTCGCTGATGCAATAGATGTAGTAGAAGAGCTCTGTTTGAGGTATGGGCTTCAGGAGCAGTTGTACACTtgtgtgcagcttttttttctcag TGCAGACCTGTGCCACCATCTTCCCTGGAACCTCTTGGAGAAGGGGATGTGTATTACTTGTGCTCATAACAACAATGTCCGGACAGGGGTCTGTCTCTTATTGCAATCCCAG GTAAAGTCCAGTCGTCTTCTGACATCCAGGTCCCTGTGGgttcccccgccccgcccccgaTACCTCCACCAGCATTTTCCCATGAGAGGAGGGGCAGAGAGGGGAGCAGAGTGCCAGGGCATCCACAGAG TTTTCCTTTGGCAGTATGGGTACCCAagggccagcctgcttttgaggaacgGCACGAGGATATCGGCATCAACCGTTACCAGAGGAAGGAAGCTTCTTTCGCAG GATACATCTTTGTGCCTCTGTGTATTTTTCCTGAGGTTCGCCTGGGATCAAAGGTTACGTTTCCTGACTCATCAGATACAAGTATTCCGAGCATACAAGCAGGCACCTGATGTGGACGCTGACCCGGGAGGCACGGCTCGGGAG ATGTACAGTAGGGAGCCGGACAcagaaggcaggaggggatcaGAGCATCGTGAGAAG GTTCTGTGCTGGCTGCCTTTGAAACTGGATGAGCATTTGTGTGTGACTGATGGCTTTATGTCTCCAttatggtttttttatttgaggGTGCCATGTGATGAGCCAAGTGGGATCTGGGCACTGG AGGTGCTCCGTGgaggcttcggaggggagacaCCGCATGCCGATGAGAG GTTCTGTGCTGGCTGCCTTTGGATTTGGATGAGCATTTGTGGTGAGCCGGGTcacagaaaggaggaggaaggtgctgCTGATTTCTTGCAAGCGCGACGGTAG
- the LOC135318250 gene encoding uncharacterized protein LOC135318250 isoform X8 → MKCNSLPSHVADAIDVVEELCLRYGLQEQLYTCVQLFFLSADLCHHLPWNLLEKGMCITCAHNNNVRTGVCLLLQSQYGYPRASLLLRNGTRISASTVTRGRKLLSQDTSLCLCVFFLRFAWDQRLRFLTHQIQVFRAYKQAPDVDADPGGTAREMYSREPDTEGRRGSEHREKVLCWLPLKLDEHLCVTDGFMSPLWFFYLRVPCDEPSGIWALEMSRARCSVEASEGRHRMPMRGVRSISVRFCRFCAGCLWIWMSICGEPGHRKEEEGAADFLQARR, encoded by the exons ATGAAGTGTAATTCTCTACCCAGTCATGTCGCTGATGCAATAGATGTAGTAGAAGAGCTCTGTTTGAGGTATGGGCTTCAGGAGCAGTTGTACACTtgtgtgcagcttttttttctcag TGCAGACCTGTGCCACCATCTTCCCTGGAACCTCTTGGAGAAGGGGATGTGTATTACTTGTGCTCATAACAACAATGTCCGGACAGGGGTCTGTCTCTTATTGCAATCCCAG TATGGGTACCCAagggccagcctgcttttgaggaacgGCACGAGGATATCGGCATCAACCGTTACCAGAGGAAGGAAGCTTCTTTCGCAG GATACATCTTTGTGCCTCTGTGTATTTTTCCTGAGGTTCGCCTGGGATCAAAGGTTACGTTTCCTGACTCATCAGATACAAGTATTCCGAGCATACAAGCAGGCACCTGATGTGGACGCTGACCCGGGAGGCACGGCTCGGGAG ATGTACAGTAGGGAGCCGGACAcagaaggcaggaggggatcaGAGCATCGTGAGAAG GTTCTGTGCTGGCTGCCTTTGAAACTGGATGAGCATTTGTGTGTGACTGATGGCTTTATGTCTCCAttatggtttttttatttgaggGTGCCATGTGATGAGCCAAGTGGGATCTGGGCACTGGAGATGAGTCGAGCAAG GTGCTCCGTGgaggcttcggaggggagacaCCGCATGCCGATGAGAGGTGTGAGAAG CATTTCTGTTCGGTTTTGCAGGTTCTGTGCTGGCTGCCTTTGGATTTGGATGAGCATTTGTGGTGAGCCGGGTcacagaaaggaggaggaaggtgctgCTGATTTCTTGCAAGCGCGACGGTAG
- the LOC135318250 gene encoding uncharacterized protein LOC135318250 isoform X5: MGFRSSCTLVCSFFFSDLCHHLPWNLLEKGMCITCAHNNNVRTGVCLLLQSQVKSSRLLTSRSLWVPPPRPRYLHQHFPMRGGAERGAECQGIHRVFLWQYGYPRASLLLRNGTRISASTVTRGRKLLSQDTSLCLCVFFLRFAWDQRLRFLTHQIQVFRAYKQAPDVDADPGGTAREMYSREPDTEGRRGSEHREKVLCWLPLKLDEHLCVTDGFMSPLWFFYLRVPCDEPSGIWALEMSRARCSVEASEGRHRMPMRGVRSISVRFCRFCAGCLWIWMSICGEPGHRKEEEGAADFLQARR, encoded by the exons ATGGGCTTCAGGAGCAGTTGTACACTtgtgtgcagcttttttttctcag ACCTGTGCCACCATCTTCCCTGGAACCTCTTGGAGAAGGGGATGTGTATTACTTGTGCTCATAACAACAATGTCCGGACAGGGGTCTGTCTCTTATTGCAATCCCAG GTAAAGTCCAGTCGTCTTCTGACATCCAGGTCCCTGTGGgttcccccgccccgcccccgaTACCTCCACCAGCATTTTCCCATGAGAGGAGGGGCAGAGAGGGGAGCAGAGTGCCAGGGCATCCACAGAG TTTTCCTTTGGCAGTATGGGTACCCAagggccagcctgcttttgaggaacgGCACGAGGATATCGGCATCAACCGTTACCAGAGGAAGGAAGCTTCTTTCGCAG GATACATCTTTGTGCCTCTGTGTATTTTTCCTGAGGTTCGCCTGGGATCAAAGGTTACGTTTCCTGACTCATCAGATACAAGTATTCCGAGCATACAAGCAGGCACCTGATGTGGACGCTGACCCGGGAGGCACGGCTCGGGAG ATGTACAGTAGGGAGCCGGACAcagaaggcaggaggggatcaGAGCATCGTGAGAAG GTTCTGTGCTGGCTGCCTTTGAAACTGGATGAGCATTTGTGTGTGACTGATGGCTTTATGTCTCCAttatggtttttttatttgaggGTGCCATGTGATGAGCCAAGTGGGATCTGGGCACTGGAGATGAGTCGAGCAAG GTGCTCCGTGgaggcttcggaggggagacaCCGCATGCCGATGAGAGGTGTGAGAAG CATTTCTGTTCGGTTTTGCAGGTTCTGTGCTGGCTGCCTTTGGATTTGGATGAGCATTTGTGGTGAGCCGGGTcacagaaaggaggaggaaggtgctgCTGATTTCTTGCAAGCGCGACGGTAG
- the LOC135318250 gene encoding uncharacterized protein LOC135318250 isoform X9: MCITCAHNNNVRTGVCLLLQSQVKSSRLLTSRSLWVPPPRPRYLHQHFPMRGGAERGAECQGIHRVFLWQYGYPRASLLLRNGTRISASTVTRGRKLLSQDTSLCLCVFFLRFAWDQRLRFLTHQIQVFRAYKQAPDVDADPGGTAREMYSREPDTEGRRGSEHREKVLCWLPLKLDEHLCVTDGFMSPLWFFYLRVPCDEPSGIWALEMSRARCSVEASEGRHRMPMRGVRSISVRFCRFCAGCLWIWMSICGEPGHRKEEEGAADFLQARR; the protein is encoded by the exons ATGTGTATTACTTGTGCTCATAACAACAATGTCCGGACAGGGGTCTGTCTCTTATTGCAATCCCAG GTAAAGTCCAGTCGTCTTCTGACATCCAGGTCCCTGTGGgttcccccgccccgcccccgaTACCTCCACCAGCATTTTCCCATGAGAGGAGGGGCAGAGAGGGGAGCAGAGTGCCAGGGCATCCACAGAG TTTTCCTTTGGCAGTATGGGTACCCAagggccagcctgcttttgaggaacgGCACGAGGATATCGGCATCAACCGTTACCAGAGGAAGGAAGCTTCTTTCGCAG GATACATCTTTGTGCCTCTGTGTATTTTTCCTGAGGTTCGCCTGGGATCAAAGGTTACGTTTCCTGACTCATCAGATACAAGTATTCCGAGCATACAAGCAGGCACCTGATGTGGACGCTGACCCGGGAGGCACGGCTCGGGAG ATGTACAGTAGGGAGCCGGACAcagaaggcaggaggggatcaGAGCATCGTGAGAAG GTTCTGTGCTGGCTGCCTTTGAAACTGGATGAGCATTTGTGTGTGACTGATGGCTTTATGTCTCCAttatggtttttttatttgaggGTGCCATGTGATGAGCCAAGTGGGATCTGGGCACTGGAGATGAGTCGAGCAAG GTGCTCCGTGgaggcttcggaggggagacaCCGCATGCCGATGAGAGGTGTGAGAAG CATTTCTGTTCGGTTTTGCAGGTTCTGTGCTGGCTGCCTTTGGATTTGGATGAGCATTTGTGGTGAGCCGGGTcacagaaaggaggaggaaggtgctgCTGATTTCTTGCAAGCGCGACGGTAG